The genomic interval CTGGACGTGCGCACCGCCGAAGAATTCGCCACCGGCCACCTGCCCGGCTTCCGCAACGCCCCCGGTGGCCAGCTGGTGCAGGAAACCGACGTGACCGCCCCCGTACGCGGTGCCCGCATCGTGCTGGCCGATACCGACGGAGTCCGCGCCAACATGACCGCATCCTGGCTGGCGCAAATGGCTTGGGATGTGTGGGTGCTGGACGGTACAACGCCTGCCGACTGGAGCGCCACCGGCCCCGCGCCAGACCCACGGCCCGAGCCCGAAGGCCCCATCGCCGCCACCGACCCGGCCCAGCTCTCCGCCTGGCTGCAGGCCGGCCCCGACGGCACCACCGCCGTGCTGGACCTGACCACCAGCGTGAACTACGTCAAACGCCACATCCCCGGTGCCTGGTACGTATCGCGCACCGGCCTGGCTGCGGCGTTGGCGAATATTCCGCCCGCGCACCGCTACGTGCTCACCTGCGGCAGCAGCCTGCTGGCCCGCTACGCGGTCGCCGATGTCGCCCGTTTAACCGGCGCGGAAGTGTGGGTGCTGGAAGGCGGCACCGCCGCCTGGATCGCCGCAGGCCTGCCCCTGGAAGAAGGCGAAACCCGCCTGGCCTCCCCGCGCACAGACCGCTACCGCCGCCCCTACGAAGGCACCGACAGCCCGCGGGCGGCGATGCAGGGGTACCTGGACTGGGAGTACGGGCTGGTGGAGCAACTGGGGCGGGATGGGACGCATGGGTTCAGGGTGATTTGAACGGTGCGCTTTGGATTTGCTATTGAATGGGTAGCTGCTTGTGCTGGTTGGATGAGCGTGGGCGGCACTTTTTGCTTGTGAAAAGTAACTACTGCCAGAAAATCGTCAAATGGCTTCAGCCTTCTTTGGGCCGAGTGGCTTCCAGACTCTGATCATTCGATTCAATCCATTTCTCAAGTGACTCGAATGCATCAGGCCACTCGCTGTTGTATTCCGCATCGAAGATCACCATGCACGCTTCAATCGAGCTTTCGTGCGTTGACGAGTACATTGCTGCCCAACGATTTTCAAAGGTTGTTTGATAGTTTTCAGTATCACCTGTTGAATACCCAACTAATAAGCCCTCGCAGTTTGGGTGAGCTGATTCGCACAGTACCTCGTACCACGCTAGGAGTCCCGGAAAGCGCTTGTCGGCCTTCTGGAGCACTGTCAATATGCTTTTGGCTTTCAACGACGTTGTGTTATCCCTCGAACCAAGCAACAACTGGCTTGTGAGGCCAGAAAACTCGTGGAAGTCCAAATGTCCAGATACGACACGACGCATCTCCTGATTTGAGTAGATGAGGATCCCCAATGTCTCAAATGCCGCTCTTACTAAGATTCGCGCACCGAGCAAATGTTGCGCCTTGTACAAGGCATTGGACTGAATCAGTAGGTCAACGAGTCGCCAACCTACTGCCTCTCGTAAAAGCAGTGCACGCCAAGGCGACTTCCACTTGTGGGCAATTGGACTTCTAGCGAACAGTCCGCTGACATCTACGCTTTTGCACAAGTTAGCGTGCCAGTCCGTTAGTGAGCTCTCGATATTGGGCATGGGAGGCTAACGCGATGTAGATCGTGAAACTTGTGAATTCATCTGTGTAATTCGGTAGAGATGGGTCATGAAATCCTAATTGGAATTGCTTGGTGGAGCAGCTTGAGAGGGACACATGGGCTCAGGATGATTTGAACAGCGCTAGCTGACGATTGCTACTAAATAAAAAGCTTCTTGTGTTTGCAGAGTCAGCACAGGCGGCACTTTTTGCTTGTGAACTCTAACGGCCAGCGGCGAAGGCTCGGGCATCATCGATTGCAGTGCTTAGCAACTTCGCTGCAGATGGCTGCAAACGCAGCGATGGGGTCCGTAGCGCGCGTAATCGACCGACCGATGACGAGATGCGTGGCACCCGCCAGAATGGCCTGTGTGGGCGTGGCTGTGCGGGTTTGGTCGCTCTTGGCTTCACCTGCCAACTGGGTGCCTGGCGTGACGATCAGCATGGCCGCTGGCAACACCTGGCGCAGACGCATGGCCTCTTGCGGCGAGGCGACGACTCCATGGCAACCAGCCGACACGGCAAGCAACGCCAGCCTCTCGACCTGCTCCAGGACCGACCCGGAAACTCCAACTTCTGCCAGGTCCTGCGCTCCCATGCTCGTGATGACTGTGAGTGCCAGCACCTGAAGGTGGGGGAAAGGCCGCGCTGCCTCGACGGCAGCCCGAAGCACGGCTGAGCCTGCAGAGGCATGCACCGTGACCATGGCAACACCGAGCTGACCCGCTGCGGTGACAGCACCGGTCACGGAGTTGGGAATTTCGTGCAGCTTGAGATCCAGGAACACGCTTTTTCCTTGGCCGGTGAGCCAACGAACGACGGATGGCCCTGCGGCAGTGAGCAGCTGCAGGCCTACTTTGTAGGAAGAGGCTTGCGCACCCAGTTGTGCGACAAGCCCCATGGCCTCGGCTTCGCTGTCAAAGTCGAGCGCAATGATGATGCGGTTATGGGGTTGCATGCTGGTGGTCCGGGGGTGATTGCAGCGGCGCTCCATGTTCGAGTTCACCGGCTCGGCGAGGGCGAGTCCGGTGCAATGAGGGGGGGAGTGTCAGTTTCAACCTGCGCTCCACGAACGATTTTCCCATCACTCAGCACGTCGGCGCGGAGCCCGCCGTAGCCAACCCAGCGCTTGACGGCCGCGGGTGTTGTAAGCGATACGCTGCTGAGAGCGCTGCCCAGAATCACACAGGGCTCGCAAAGCTCTACGCCCCGCAACTTCACGTCACCGATGGTGAATTCGCGGTTCACCAGATCGTTTAGCCGAACTCCTCGGGTAATCAAGTTCCTACGCGTTAGCGATAGATCCGGGGCCCGCGCTTGCTCGAAGCAGAAGCGTTCAATCTCTTCGGCCTCCACCAGCGTCAGGTTCTGTCCTGGGTGCCTATTGACACCGAAGTTCCTGTCGCCCACAACGCCCCTTTCACTGTGGAGTGCTATTCGTTCACACTCGACCTGTGCGGCACCACGCTCGGGGCTTATGAAAATCCGTTCAACAATCATCGGGTGCTCCTGACACCGAACATTAGTA from Comamonadaceae bacterium OS-1 carries:
- the pyrF_1 gene encoding orotidine 5'-phosphate decarboxylase — protein: MQPHNRIIIALDFDSEAEAMGLVAQLGAQASSYKVGLQLLTAAGPSVVRWLTGQGKSVFLDLKLHEIPNSVTGAVTAAGQLGVAMVTVHASAGSAVLRAAVEAARPFPHLQVLALTVITSMGAQDLAEVGVSGSVLEQVERLALLAVSAGCHGVVASPQEAMRLRQVLPAAMLIVTPGTQLAGEAKSDQTRTATPTQAILAGATHLVIGRSITRATDPIAAFAAICSEVAKHCNR